The DNA sequence aaatggcatgcaaagtaggaaggatgcgattcactaaatgAAATCGGGAACACCGATTGAGCTGGCCGATCCAaagagaagcgactgctggggaccagtcgctcacgtcctttccgactgtcctgccagccctgaaataaaccttCTCTTTgcctctgctctctgcctcccccgactgtcctgctctctgttccagaacacgccgcagtgcagccccgctttaaacctgtgggttaaaaccacgggctcgggagtaaaaagttttttaaaaatttgccaCGGGAagcaagcacatgcgcagaccatctacaggcaacaaagatggtctgcgcatgtgttaggATCGCTCTTCAGCGTTTCGTCTGGTCAGTGTGGGGCGGGCCTCCGATTGCATTCATCTGCATAAAGGCTGTTGGTGAATGCGTCGGATCAGATAGGATAGGATCGGATCGAggcagattagtgaatctagcccctagtgctgggttttgaaaagccgtctggggaAATgcggacgtttggtaaccctaatttTATTGCCACAAGAAAAATTTAACTAAAGAAAGAAACTCTACAGAAACTATACcatttaacattttctttttcttctttgtctttttcttctcttctttctttttctcttccttctgcCCTTCTATTCCTCTTTCCACACCCTTCAGATTCTTTTCTCGTTGGGCTTTTTCCACGGCTAAATGGTGTTGCTTTATCCTGTGCTTCCAGGAAGCAGCGGTACTTGTGTCTCAGCGTTCCCTAAATCCACGAGACTTCTTCAGGCAAAGAGAACAACGTTCCAATTCCTTCTCCCCTTCCTACTCTCCTACTTCTCCTACCGGTGCTAGAACTGGTGAGTATGAGATCAGTGTCAGGCCTGCGCCCAGCGAAACCCCTGCTTCCCAACTTtatagaaagagataatgggtCAGAAGGTCCAGTCCACACTGGCATCCCTAACCCAGGCTCCAGCCAGAGGTAGAGTCAGGGAGCATTAGGAGTATCCGAGACCCTGGTCCCActggcccaccaggacagttttGTAGGGTAGGAATGCAAGAGGTGGGTAGTAAGGCAGGTTTGTTTTGTTTATGTTATCCACTTTCCTGTAAGTGCTTGAGCCATTCCCCATTCAAGCACAAATAGAAAGGGGAAATGTTTTACTCCCAGTGCAATAAATAGCTGCATATTACTCTGGCACTGTGTGCTGTTTTTCAGGCAGCTCACACTTTTTAATGACGTAAGCTATTACATAAGCctttgtttatataccgcaaaatgcCTTTCGGTTCGATGCAGTTCCAAAAATGTAAGTAcaacagagaaaagaaaatatttaacaataaaataattgaGCAATTAATATAAAGTAGTAGGCACATTGAATTTCTCTAACTGTCCCAAACTCGGATCACAATTTGAGCTAACGTACCTAAAATGTAATGGTTCGGACTGtatgggaaagaaagagagataaataaagttccaaaaggttaagaaagtAAAATTTCTAAAAGGGAGAGAGGTAAGATAAATTAACAGGTAAAATAATTAAGCAAGGATTCGACATAAATcagcaaaaagttaaaaaaacctcaaaataagccaaaaagaaaataagattcaGTCagtaaggaaaaataaaaacagaacatGTCCTTGTTCGATGGCAGGCAGTGGCTGAATCATCTGATCTTCAACAGTCAGCTGCCCCCAACATGGCCGATTCGCCGGGATCTCTGCTTTGGCTGCAAAAATGCAATCCACAGGTGCTGGTGTTGAATATGGCTGATACCCGGCTCATGCACCAGGTATCTCTATACCCAGATATGCAGCACCGATATCTAGATACCAGCTATCTCTGAGAATTTGGGTATATCCTTAAAAGCCATGGGCAGCATTCAAGAAATATGTGAGGGGATAGGGTACAAGGAACGATTCTAGTTCTAGTGTTTGTAAATTATAAATATTGGGCCAATAGTCAACATGTTGATGACTGCCACCAAGGCATTAGGCCGGAAAGTCAATGTCAATGTCGGCCTATGACTGGGCTGCAGCATTGAGTTTCCGGGTTTCTAGGGCCAGCTACACTGTAGTTGGTTAAGTGGATTATTCAGGACCTAACCAGCGCATAAAGATATGACTACCTTTTAAGCCTGGTTGATTAAGTGCTGACTATAACACTTAACACTGCAAGCCGTTTGTTCTCTGCACCAGGAGTAAAAATGATTTTGGTGCATACATTAGAACACTGTTAAGCTGAAGCTTAGCGAAGCGCTCCAACACACTGATGACTGCAGCAAGGTCTTTGAGGGGGTAAAGAGGGGTTAAATGAGGAAACATGTATCTATTGAGAAGGCATGGGTCAGGGAATTCTTTCCAACACCTCTATGAGTTGTGTGTTTGTATCTGTGTTGACTCTTTCTGCCCATATGTATATATCCCTGTTGCATGAGTTGCCTCTGACTTAGAGGCGGAACAGAAAGCATGATTAGAATAGAGCAGCACCCAAACATTGCATTGGTttggaaagaataataaaatgaaacCCAACGTGAAACCCAACCATTAGCTATCGCTGCCAACATAGTTCAAAAAATGGATGTTATGTTTTAATGAAGCAGATCAAACACACCAAGCAATGAATGCTGAAGACAATTTATTTGAGAGCAGGTGAATTAAATAGGAATATATAAgcagttacatttttaaagctgttcttaagtcagatatctaactcagaacttgtagattttaagattcttgctgcttacctctgctctcagctgacaaaagggccaactggcCCTAACCACGTTCCCTCTAAGGTATAACATGCTCAACCACTGTATTGTACTTAAGTCTGGCGtttgtaacttggggactgcctgtatatgttccctattttaagggctccttttactaaggtgcgctagcgtttttagcgcacgctcaaGATTAGCACACgtaaaccacgcgctaaacgaaaaatactaacttttaaattggtgagaatttggaatggacttccagattctctaagactggtagatcaattatttcaatttcgaaaaagtttaaaaacctggttgttgtcacaatagttaatttgattttagctgtcgtatagtaattttaagcgattcaacatacttttttctaactttttccatccatctaatctaaccaattccTGTTTTTATctcacagtttttacttgttatgtttcattttttagattcaaacaatttttattgatgcatacAAAAACAACATAAGAGTATCACATTATGTATAATACAAgttgagctccttagggagtagattcggtatataaaacgaagattagattagattagatcatttCTTTGCAACATTCCATTGGTTTTGGAAGAATAAAAATGACTTCTGGTCTGCACATCCATAATTCTATCTGAATCACAATTGAAACATAAATACTTTAAGAAAAAGACTGAAGACAAAATAAATTTACCACACAGATTAAAACCAATACATAGTCCCAAATCAGCAAGAAATCTATATAGCTACTGCATCAGTTTCTTTCAAATGGCAGCAGGAGTCCTTAAACAattgttttaaagaatgtttcctttatgcgtaaataaagaaaagtatttaaaatcgtacccgtttgaggcttttatatatgcagcggtgacggtgacggggcggtgaatggggttgcagtggcggtgacggggcggtgaatggggtggcagtggcggtgacggggcggtgaagggaatgacggtgacggggcggtgcagaggatggtgagacggggacggggcggtgacggggaccaattttttcaccgtgtcattctctaagcaggACAACACAGTTATGAAGAAAAAATGTCACTGAGACTGAAGCTGATAATCGGTCATATCACTAATTACAAATGACTAGCTCCTCTAAGACTAGTTATCACTTCAATGTGTTTTCAGTCTGCTGATTCCTTTGATGCAGCACTGTACTCCCACAGCCTAGCAAATGTCCCGCGGCTGCCGCTGCTagtccgggggtgagaaggagaggcaTCGTCAGAAGTCAACCGGCGTCGGGGATCGGGGCAGAAACGTTGCTGGGGAAACTGCCGCACGTGTTGCAAACCACcgaaggctcctactgcgcatgagGTGACACGGAGCCACAGATCATGGATCATGGATCACGGCCGCACGAaatttcaactgcgcatgcgcgctaagggttttattatagtggatacaATGCCCTAGAATGCTGTGGGGCTAACTGTTCTGTGTGCTGCCATTCTCGTGGCTATTTGTGAGAAATTACTGGAAGGAACAGGGAGTTAATcccatctgtaaaaaaaaaaaaaaaagagtaaaattCTTGTTTGTATAATTCATTGACCCCTCATTCTTTTCCATGAAAAGATCGAAAGAACTCAGAGCAGAGAGTCATTTTGATGTGTTTGCTGTATTCATTTGCTTTTTGTGATACTTTTctctgtgctttatcctaggagtTCCTCGGAGACCGTTCCTGCGGTATCAGCGTAGTCTGACAGAATCTGCCTTTATATTCCGAACACCGGAGAGCCCTGTCTCTCCCTCTAACTCCCTCCGAAATGAATTCTTTTCTTCCATGGGCTCTCGCACTCCTGAACCTACTTCACCCTCCTCAGGTTTTTTCAGTCCAAGTCCCACCAGATATGGGTCTCTGCCCCCTACTGTTCCGCCCAGAACTGAGTCTCTTCCTTTAGCATGCAAATCCCCACCTCCTATCATGCCACGCAAAGCTGGGTCTTTGCCACCTGTTAGCCCACCGAGAGTTGAATCTCAGCCCCCAGTAAACAAACCCCAAACTGGAACACCACCCCCCACCAATCCACATAGCATTGGATCTTTACACCATATTAGCTCACCCACAGATGAGTTTTTGTTCTCtgagggtccattgagggatgaATCTTCACCAACTGCCAGTCCATGCAGAGTAGTTTCTACACCCCCTGCCAGCACACCCAGACATGAGTCCTTACCTTTTATAATATCAAAGGAGGAATCTTCACCAACCAGCAGCCCATTTGAAGTACCACCTGGTGACTTGCCACAAAAAGCTGAGCCTGCACCCGCTGCCAGCTCTTTCGCTGATAAATCTCTGCCCCTGGAGAGCTTGTCAAGTCAAGATTCTGTGAAGCCTCAGCACCTGCCCCAGGAAGAGCCTGATTTGGCTGAAATTCCATCCACCGTAGAGTCCCTGCTTTCTTCCAACAATAGTACTGGAGTCCCTGCTAGTCCTATAATGCAGCCCACTGCCAAGCTTGTTCCTGATGCCACTGTTCAGATACCATACTGCAATGATGCCTATTCAAGCGAGTCAGTTGCTGATGGTTACTACTGGAAGTCACAGCAGGAGCTTGAGTTTCCCTCTGCCATGCAAGGCACATCCTTGGAGACACAACTGGACAGTTCGGAGCCTGTGCAGCAAGAAGAGCCCTCTGAAACCTCGATGCTTAGCTGTGGCAGAGACCCTATACTGGGTAAGGCTTCCAAAGTGAAAAGTTAGCTCTTACCTCCAACAGGAAGGTTTCAACCTTGGGTTTAACTTTATTTTGAAATGTCAAGGTAACAAGTTCATCCAAGGAAATAATCTGATGAAAGTGAAATAGTATAAGGTTAATATTATAGACTAGGATGACCCAttgcacatatatatatatgaatatgtaAGAAGAGACATAGGACATGTCGAAACCAGATGTGCTTTATTAATGGTATATCCAATATTCAAAAACAAGTCCTTGACATACAATGTAAATGTGGTCCTGACTAGGATACGAGTTTTGTTGACTTCGCAAATATTGTGCTGAAGCGCTCCAGCGTCTCTACTAAGGAAAGAAGCACCAGAGCGCTTCAGCACAATATTTGCGAAGTCAACAAAACTTGTATCCTAGTCAGGACCACATTTTCATTGTATGTCAaggacttgtttttttttttttttttagttcaaagagttttattgattttataaaagactagctgattacccggcgttgcccggatatttatttatcccaaaatgtccaaccccctacatgtcccaccccactatgtcccacatgtcccaccccccacgttacccctcccacatgtcccatatgccccacccccatgtcccaaccccctaccctccacatgtcccaaaggaatgtccctctctatggggctgaacttagacttaaacggcatcgggagtgtcggtattcatctctgcgagcccgaaaactatgggttggacattaatatctgtcgcttttgataattttaacatatcacccccttcccacccccacagtattttaccccatcccacctgcacaatatttttccccagatagtaagtcatatgtgtaccaagtttggttgaaatctctccatgcgtttcagagttatgctgagtatgctgtgagcccgaaaacactatggggtagatactaaaatctgtcattttcaatcatttttacatatccccccttcccacccccacagtgtttgtcctcagatagtaagtaatgtgtatgtcaagtttggttgaaatctgtccatgcattgaagagttatgctggaacatacatacatacacacacacagatatattcaaattataatgtgaaatatttgacaaaatgaatacaatacaactaacgcaaaacttgattataaacaacatttttagtttcacctccaggagcaagaacatataaattcttgggtgaacccacccttgagcaagcaacatagagttgtgggccgcgagacccccagaacatatcaccccaggtagtgagggatctgcataccaagtttcgttcaaatcggtcaagccgtttttgaattactgtgagaatggcagctttttacattttttccattgacatgaatgggtgaaatctgattttctgtttgtagctccgcccacatgtgcaggtgggccgcgagacccccagaacatatcaccccagatagttaaagatctgcataccaagtttcgttcaaatcggtcaagccgtttttgaattactgtgagaatggcagctttttacgttttttccattgacatgaatgggtgaaatcagatttttctgtttgtagctccgcccacgtgtgcaggtgggccacgagacccccagaacatatcaccccaggtagtgagggacctgcataccaagtttcgttcaaatcggtcaagccgtttttgaattactgtgagaatggcagctttttacattttttccattgacatgaatgggtgaaatctgattttctgtttgtagctccgcccacgtgtgcaggtgggccgcgagacccccagaacatatcatcccaggtagtaagggatctgcataccaagtttcattcaaattggtcaagccgtttttgcgtgatcgcggcacatacacacacacatacatacatacacacatacatacctccgattttatatatatagatgaatacaaagccaacaatatgcgtgctccaacaaggagcacattataacaatGTCATTAACTTGTTTTTGAATATTGGATATACCATTAATAAAGCACATGTAACTGAAGGTTTGTTTCgacatctcctgtgcctcttcGTTTGCTGCTCTGTTTTACTTCGAGGCCTGGGACCTTCTTTCTCCTTTTTATGAATATGTAAGATCATGTACTGAGAGCAGGTTAAGTTTCTTTTTTCTACAAACTTGTATGTATAGGAAgattatgggccccttttacaaagcaccaaagcccattcaattcctatgggcttcggtgcatttaccacagcggCATCcctaccatagctttgtaaaaagggccctgtGTTGGGAGAGCATGATCCAAGGTTCTCATTTTCAGATTTGTATGTGTATGcaggtattagagaatgacacggggaaaaaatctgtcccagtCACGCCCCGTCACCggtccaccatcctctgcaccgccccgtcatcgccattcccttcaccgccccgtcaccgtcaccgccatccctttcaccgccccgtcaccgccactgccatcccattcaccgccccgtcaccgtccccgctgcatccatataagccttagtactgtaatatttagctttttcctttcttataaatcaaagttcctgctgctgaactagagaaagagatgttcagctggcagggctttgtttataaatttttatcaacacaactaatatactattttatcctaaagcaaaaaataaataaataaatataatttttttttctacctttgttgtctggtttctgctttccacatcttctcattgaattccttccatccactgtgtgtcttctctctgcgtcttccatttgctgttactgtgcctctcccttaacccccccccccccaattggtctagcacccatcttcttccctccgctcccgcatagtctggcatctgtcttcttcccactctgtcttccacatttcccttgggggtctgttcctctccaccctccttcaatgtctgttctattcctttccaccaccacccttccctccctcctttaccatctgttcctttctactacccttcagctcctctcgcgtggcctatctaccttccttcctcttattttcatggcacgttacaatgtaatttgtgcaagccactggagcctgcaagctcggtccctgtcccatccccacaaaccatctcgcttctgtgctcctattttctccatttctaatatctcccctatgtatctgtcattgccccccctgtgtccatataccatccccatggcatgtcccctttatgtctctatccctatgccccatgcacataatttcccctctttctgttaccttcctgtgtccagatttcccctatcttcctcttccataccagtgtgtctcttcttttcaaccccatctagcttttttccctctttcttccccccccccccctgcttctagcatctggctcacctgccagtccttccctttctttcctgctgtgggtttttctttccgacttcatccccttggcccagaatccttttccctttcactccctccttccaatttgagccgggaacactagcgatcgcacggtccccgcagccactacctgcctgcccaatcgatcctagtgtttagccagctctctcccttctcctcaccttagtttataggttttctttttcggcgacctgcacgctttcccaaagagccgcgcacgcgcggctgctcagtgttcaatcttctgctctgctgcaacttcctgtttccggttgcgtcagagcagaagatcgaaactgagcagcagcaggtgcgcggctctctgatagcgtgcgggtcgccgaaaaagaaaatctataaactaaggtgaggagaagggagagagctggctaaacactagaatcgattgggcaggcgggtgtgagctgcggggaccgcgcgatccttcatgcctcactgcggggacaagaccattcaccgccccgcgggcggtgaatggccttgtccccgtcgccgcagcgactgctagttttctttcccgttttcggcgggtgacccgcggctaaaatgcggtggccgcgggtaaaccgccaccgtgtcattctctagcaggtATCTCTGGTGTGGAATTAATATGAGTATGATTCTATGTTTGGTCTTAATTGTGTAGTtgttcattttaaatattttattgtgtATGGTTTTATGTaaaccacgtggaggggcataatcaaaaaaagagtCTAAgtacccttttggcctaagtccctaaacgttcaacccagaagcagggaaagtgtccataaccaaaacaaacgtccatgttttgattatggccttcctctgcctaaacgcccaatctccactacgtctacaagtacccccacagcacgtctacactttttagccataatgaaacaaaaacacgcctaggccacaaacgtccaacagaagggcttttaggcaaaggaggagccagtccttcgcctaaaagctggattctgtaaccagtgtctgtcaaaaacatcaccggttacagaattccccccccccacaacgatccaggcaggagggtgcccaaaccctcctgccatgtcaaaccgcgaccccccctcccaacgcgatcggggcaagagggagctcaagccttcttgccccagccaaccacagcacccccgacacgatcggggcaagagggagctcaagccctcttgcccccccgactccccgacacgatcggggcaagagggagctcaagccctcttgccccagccaaccgcggcacccccaacacgatcggggcaagagggagcccaagccctcttgccccgccgactccccaactccccgacaatatcaggccaggatggagcccaagccctcctggccctggcgaccccccccccccccccgctagttgttcgggccaggagggagcccaaaccctcctggccctggtgaccccccccactacttgttcgggccaggagggagcccaaaccctcctggccacagtgaccccttacccccaccccgcactacattatgggcaggagggatctcaggccctcctgccctcgatgcaaacccccctccccccaacgaccgcccctccccaagaacctctgaccgcccccccagctgacccgcgacccccctggccgacccccacaacacccccacccccctttcccgtacctttgtttagttggcctgacagacgggagccaaacccgcctgtccggcaggcagccaacgacggaatgaggccggattggtccatccatcccaaagccccgcctactggttgggcctaaggcgcctgggccaatcactgTCTTGAGCCCAATggacgtgccagccctgtggaccggcagaaaatttctacgGACAATTCGGCACAAAACACCAGCGCGCCAcaggaaaacttacttttaaagagctccgacatgGGGTATGAGTggagaaccccccactttatttcatactctttgcgctaccgttgggggggtgggggggtgcatccccccacattatagagaaaactgaactttttccaattttttaggaaaaagttcagttttctctataatgtgggggattgcacccccccccccaatggcagtgtGAAGAATATGAAGTAAAGTCCCCCGTCGGAGctttttaaaagtaagtttttccgTGGCGCGCTAGTGtattgcgccgaattgtcggcactCCAATGTTGGCATGCTGATGTCTCACGCGCTTTTGTCCCTTCAcccgaataatattcaggccggttctgcccctaacttccgcttccccccggctattttaagccctgtaagccccccccccttaagccttacctggtggtctagcgggttttcaggcaggagcgatcttcccacgctcctgacccattgcagatcgctcacaggaaatggctgccttgagctcctctagtctcttgagccatttcctgtgggcgatctgcacggggcaggagtgtgggaacaTCGCTCTTGCCTTGAAAacctgctagatcacca is a window from the Geotrypetes seraphini chromosome 1, aGeoSer1.1, whole genome shotgun sequence genome containing:
- the LOC117364847 gene encoding drebrin-like isoform X4, whose amino-acid sequence is MENRILYALLRMKDPSTEQHRIILINWIGEEVDAFHKETCAGHLPAIKAFFKEAHAFFTVHRVDELTPEAIQVILSRISMSGQSSRSTRTHGSETLVGTNYIKTNPALEMRRTNRDSFWAQAEREEDQRKEEERRRRQEERKRWERERIEQEKREAEERERRIKEKENMIDEQRKAQARLEAEERKKEKAKWEQQQREHEAEMRDKFRRSESIEKAAEAAVLVSQRSLNPRDFFRQREQRSNSFSPSYSPTSPTGARTGVPRRPFLRYQRSLTESAFIFRTPESPVSPSNSLRNEFFSSMGSRTPEPTSPSSGFFSPSPTRYGSLPPTVPPRTESLPLACKSPPPIMPRKAGSLPPVSPPRVESQPPVNKPQTGTPPPTNPHSIGSLHHISSPTDEFLFSEGPLRDESSPTASPCRVVSTPPASTPRHESLPFIISKEESSPTSSPFEVPPGDLPQKAEPAPAASSFADKSLPLESLSSQDSVKPQHLPQEEPDLAEIPSTVESLLSSNNSTGVPASPIMQPTAKLVPDATVQIPYCNDAYSSESVADGYYWKSQQELEFPSAMQGTSLETQLDSSEPVQQEEPSETSMLSCGRDPILDKEEVLCHVDIAEKSCNSQEIHMNNLKHNGIGGENGETPEDRAAMEDEAEKLKTGSLPKRVLQNYNAEDDSKLSLERGDIITVLERSNND
- the LOC117364847 gene encoding drebrin-like isoform X2, with translation MQSKCHSSAVDVSMRYYADEDRAGGLAELTDKFMENRILYALLRMKDPSTEQHRIILINWIGEEVDAFHKETCAGHLPAIKAFFKEAHAFFTVHRVDELTPEAIQVILSRISMSGQSSRSTRTHGSETLVGTNYIKTNPALEMRRTNRDSFWAQAEREEDQRKEEERRRRQEERKRWERERIEQEKREAEERERRIKEKENMIDEQRKAQARLEAEERKKEKAKWEQQQREHEAEMRDKFRRSESIEKAAEAAVLVSQRSLNPRDFFRQREQRSNSFSPSYSPTSPTGARTGVPRRPFLRYQRSLTESAFIFRTPESPVSPSNSLRNEFFSSMGSRTPEPTSPSSGFFSPSPTRYGSLPPTVPPRTESLPLACKSPPPIMPRKAGSLPPVSPPRVESQPPVNKPQTGTPPPTNPHSIGSLHHISSPTDEFLFSEGPLRDESSPTASPCRVVSTPPASTPRHESLPFIISKEESSPTSSPFEVPPGDLPQKAEPAPAASSFADKSLPLESLSSQDSVKPQHLPQEEPDLAEIPSTVESLLSSNNSTGVPASPIMQPTAKLVPDATVQIPYCNDAYSSESVADGYYWKSQQELEFPSAMQGTSLETQLDSSEPVQQEEPSETSMLSCGRDPILDKEEVLCHVDIAEKSCNSQEIHMNNLKHNGIGGENGETPEDRAAMEDEAEKLKTGSLPKRVLQNYNAEDDSKLSLERGDIITVLERSNND
- the LOC117364847 gene encoding drebrin-like isoform X3 produces the protein MKRDAGAPPTWRPGWTILLSGGLAELTDKFMENRILYALLRMKDPSTEQHRIILINWIGEEVDAFHKETCAGHLPAIKAFFKEAHAFFTVHRVDELTPEAIQVILSRISMSGQSSRSTRTHGSETLVGTNYIKTNPALEMRRTNRDSFWAQAEREEDQRKEEERRRRQEERKRWERERIEQEKREAEERERRIKEKENMIDEQRKAQARLEAEERKKEKAKWEQQQREHEAEMRDKFRRSESIEKAAEAAVLVSQRSLNPRDFFRQREQRSNSFSPSYSPTSPTGARTGVPRRPFLRYQRSLTESAFIFRTPESPVSPSNSLRNEFFSSMGSRTPEPTSPSSGFFSPSPTRYGSLPPTVPPRTESLPLACKSPPPIMPRKAGSLPPVSPPRVESQPPVNKPQTGTPPPTNPHSIGSLHHISSPTDEFLFSEGPLRDESSPTASPCRVVSTPPASTPRHESLPFIISKEESSPTSSPFEVPPGDLPQKAEPAPAASSFADKSLPLESLSSQDSVKPQHLPQEEPDLAEIPSTVESLLSSNNSTGVPASPIMQPTAKLVPDATVQIPYCNDAYSSESVADGYYWKSQQELEFPSAMQGTSLETQLDSSEPVQQEEPSETSMLSCGRDPILDKEEVLCHVDIAEKSCNSQEIHMNNLKHNGIGGENGETPEDRAAMEDEAEKLKTGSLPKRVLQNYNAEDDSKLSLERGDIITVLERSNND
- the LOC117364847 gene encoding drebrin-like isoform X1, whose product is MSAGSKQTPQGAMDAVNLEKHNLSLLTAKEDILNSKSSTNWAVFAYEKNYDLKLSDSGAGGLAELTDKFMENRILYALLRMKDPSTEQHRIILINWIGEEVDAFHKETCAGHLPAIKAFFKEAHAFFTVHRVDELTPEAIQVILSRISMSGQSSRSTRTHGSETLVGTNYIKTNPALEMRRTNRDSFWAQAEREEDQRKEEERRRRQEERKRWERERIEQEKREAEERERRIKEKENMIDEQRKAQARLEAEERKKEKAKWEQQQREHEAEMRDKFRRSESIEKAAEAAVLVSQRSLNPRDFFRQREQRSNSFSPSYSPTSPTGARTGVPRRPFLRYQRSLTESAFIFRTPESPVSPSNSLRNEFFSSMGSRTPEPTSPSSGFFSPSPTRYGSLPPTVPPRTESLPLACKSPPPIMPRKAGSLPPVSPPRVESQPPVNKPQTGTPPPTNPHSIGSLHHISSPTDEFLFSEGPLRDESSPTASPCRVVSTPPASTPRHESLPFIISKEESSPTSSPFEVPPGDLPQKAEPAPAASSFADKSLPLESLSSQDSVKPQHLPQEEPDLAEIPSTVESLLSSNNSTGVPASPIMQPTAKLVPDATVQIPYCNDAYSSESVADGYYWKSQQELEFPSAMQGTSLETQLDSSEPVQQEEPSETSMLSCGRDPILDKEEVLCHVDIAEKSCNSQEIHMNNLKHNGIGGENGETPEDRAAMEDEAEKLKTGSLPKRVLQNYNAEDDSKLSLERGDIITVLERSNND